In Arthrobacter sp. CJ23, the genomic window TCCAGATGGCGCCCAAGGAAAGGGGGAAGCCGGCTGCGATCGAGGTGAAGATGAGCAGCGACATGCCGTTGCCCACACCCTTTTCGGTGACGAGCTCGCCCATCCACATGATGAGGCCGGTACCGGCCGTCAGCGTGATGATGAGCAGGATCGTGGTGATGATGCTCGTGTCAGGAATGATCGGCAGCGCACAGCCGGGCAGCAGCTGGCCGGAACGGGCCAGTGATACCAGCGTGGTGGCGTTGAGCAGACCCAGCGCGATGGTCAGGTACCGCGTGTACTGCGTCAGTTTGGACTGGCCTGAAGCGCCCTCTTCGTAGAGCAGCTGGAAACGGGGAATGACCACCCGGAGCAGCTGCACGATGATGCTGGCCGTGATGTACGGCATGATGCCCAGGGCGAAGACCGAGACCTGCAGCAGCGCGCCGCCACTGAACAGGTTCACGAGCTGGTAAAGGCCCTCTTGGGTTTCGCCGTTCCGCAAACATTGCTGGACATTCTGGTAGTTCACACCAGGCGAGGGGATGAAAGCTCCCAAGCGGAAGATTGTGATGATTCCCAGCGTGAACAACAACTTGCGTCGCAGATCAGGCGTCCGAAACGCCCGGCCGAATGCGCTTAGCAAGCGTCCTCCTGAGTAGAAAGTTCAAGGGTGTTGAAGGGGTCGTTGAAACCCAACACCCGAGTCTAACGGCTCGATGCGCCATGCGAACAATCGACGGACCCCTCCGGACAAAAAAACTCCCGGCATCCAGGGCCGAAGCCCCGCATGCCGGGAGTCTTTTCTACAACGGGCAGATGCCCCACCAGCCCCTTAGAGGGCGGTGGTGGAACCGCCTGCTGCTGCAATCTTTTCAGCTGCGCTGGTGGAGAATGCGTGAGCGGTGACGTCAACCTTGACGGTGATGTCGCCGGTGCCCAGGACCTTGACGGGCTGGTTCTTGCGAACGGCGCCCTTCTCGACCAGGGTCTCAACGGTGACAACGCCACCTTCCGGGAACAGCTCGTTGAGCTTGTCCAGGTTTACAACCTGGAACTCAACCCGGAACGGGTTCTTGAAGCCGCGCAGCTTCGGCAGGCGCATGTGCAGCGGCAGCTGGCCGCCGGCAAAGCCAGCCTTTACCTGGTAGCGGGCCTTCGTACCCTTGGTACCGCGACCAGCGGTCTTACCCTTGGAGCCTTCACCACGACCAACACGGGTCTTGGCGGTCTTGGCACCCGGGGCGGGACGCAGGTGGTGGACCTTCAGAGCGTTCTGCTTCTCAGCAGCCTCTGCGGCGGTCTTGTTCTCTGCCATTACTTCGCCTCCTCTACAATCACGAGGTGCGGAACCGTGTTGAGCATGCCCACGGTCACGGCGTCGGCGGTGCGGACAACGGTGTGTCCGATCCGCTTCAGGCCGAGGGACCGCAGGGTCTCGCGCTGGTTCTGCTTGGCGCCAATGACGCCCTTGATCTGGGTGATCTCCAACTTGGCGTCGGAGGGGATCAGGTTCTTAGCCATGACTAGGCACCTGCCTTCTGGTTCAGGAGTGCGCGCACCAGTGCCGGAGGAGCAACTTCGTCAAGCGGCAGGCCGCGGCGTGCTGCCACTGCTGCCGGCTCTTCGAGGCGCTTCAGGGCGTCAACGGTCGCGTGAACGATGTTGATGGCGTTCGAAGAACCGAGCGACTTGGAGAGGATGTCGTGGATGCCCACGCACTCCAGTACTGCACGGACCGGACCACCGGCGATAACACCGGTACCGGCGGAAGCCGGGCGCAGCATGACTACGCCAGCTGCTGCCTCACCCTGCACGCGGTGCGGGATGGTGTTGCCAACGCGGGGAACGCGGAAGAAGGACTTCTTGGCCTCTTCAACGCCCTTTGCGATAGCCGCAGGAACTTCCTTAGCCTTGCCGTAGCCGACGCCGACCATGCCGTTGCCGTCACCGACGACGACCAGAGCGGTGAAGCTGAAGCGACGACCACCCTTGACGACCTTGGCAACGCGGTTGATGGTTACAACACGCTCTACGAACTGGCTCTTCTCGGCTTCACGGCCGCCGTCGCGGCCACCACGGCCACCACGGTCGCCGCGGCCCTGGCCACGCTCGCCGCGCTCGCCACGACGGGCGCCACGGCGGTCGTCGGTAGCGGCAGCGGTCTCAGTTGCTTCAGCAGCTACAGCTTCAGTCACCTGAATGTCCTTTTCGTTATTCTCAACGGTCACAGTGCCAGCCCACCTTCGCGAGCACCGTCAGCGACGGCGGCGATGCGGCCGTGGTACTTGTTACCACCGCGGTCGAAGACAACAGCCTCGACGCCTGCAGCCTTCGCACGTGCGGCAACGAGCTCGCCGACGCGCTTGGCCTTGGCAGTCTTGTCGCCGTCGAATGCACGCAGGTCCGCTTCCAGGGTGGAAGCGTAAGCCACGGTTACACCCTTGCTGTCATCGACAACCTGGACGAACATGTGGCGTGCGGAGCGGTTGACGACCAGACGAGGACGTGCAGCCGTGCCGGTGATGCGCTTGCGGATACGAAGCTGGCGACGGCTGCGTGCAGCAGACTTGCTCTTGTTCGTACGCTTCTTGTTAATTGCGATGGCCATGGTTTACTTACCAGCCTTTCCGACCTTGCGGCGGATGACTTCGCCGGCGTAACGGACACCCTTGCCCTTGTAGGGGTCAGGCTTGCGCAGCTTGCGAATGTTGGCAGCAACCTCGCCGACCTGCTGCTTGGAGATACCAGCGACGGAGAGCTTGGTCGGACCCTCTACCGTGAAGGTGATGCCCTCGGGAGCCGAGATGTTGACCGGGTGGCTGAAGCCCAGAGCGAACTCCAGGTCAGCGCCCTTGGCCTGAACGCGGTAACCGGTACCGACGATTTCAAGCTTCTTCTCGTAGCCCTTGGTGACGCCCTCGATCATGTTGGCGATCAGGGTGCGGGTCAGGCCATGCAGCGAACGCGAAGCGCGCTCGTCGTTCGGGCGGGTGACAGTCAGGGTGTTCTCGTCCAGGGTGACCTCGATCGGGCTGGCTACAGTGTGGCTCAGCTCGCCCTTGGTGCCCTTGACGTTGATGACAGAGCCATCAACCTTGACTTCAACGCCGGCAGGAACGGTGATGGGGAGACGTCCAATACGTGACATTATTCTCTTCCTTTCCCGTTACCAGACGTACGCGAGGACTTCGCCGCCCACGCCCTTCTTGCCGGCCTGCTTGTCAGTCAGGAGGCCGGAAGAGGTGGACAGGATTGCGATACCCAGGCCACCCAGCACGTGCGGCAGGTTGGTGGACTTCGCGTAAACGCGGAGGCCGGGCTTGGAAATACGGCGAACGCCAGCGATGGAACGCTCGCGGTTCGGACCGAACTTCAGGTCGATGGTCAGCTTCTTGCCAACCTCGGCTTCTTCTTCCTTCCAAGCAGCGATGTAGCCTTCTGCCTTCAGGATGTCGGCAACGCGTGCCTTGAGCTTGCTGTACGGCATGCTCACGGTGTCGTGGTATGCCGAGTTTGCATTGCGCAGACGCGTAAGCATGTCTGCGACAGGATCTGTCATAGTCATTGTGGGCTCTTGCCCTTCCTCGTACTGGTTTCCTCGCTGCTGCCTGAAGCCTCAGCGAAGGACCTGTTACGTAGTTAGATTAGTCTTCGGCCTTGAACGGGAAACCAAGCGCCTTGAGCAGCGCACGGCCTTCGTCATCGGTCTTGGCAGTGGTGACAACCGTGATGTCCATACCGCGAACGCGGTCGATGGAGTCCTGGTCGATCTCGTGGAACATAACCTGCTCGGTCAGACCGAAGGTGTAGTTGCCGTTGCCATCGAACTGACGGCCGTTGAGGCCGCGGAAGTCACGGATACGCGGCAGTGCCAGCGTGACCAGACGGTCCACGAATTCCCACATGCGGTCGCCACGCAAAGTTGCGTGTGCACCGATCGGCATGCCTTCGCGCAGCTTGAACTGTGCGATCGACTTGCGGGCCTTGGTTACCTGCGGCTTCTGGCCGGTGATCAGGGTGAGGTCGCGGACAGCGCCGTCGATCAGCTTGGAGTCCTTGGCGGCATCTCCAACACCCATGTTCACAACAACCTTCACCAGGCGGGGAACCTGGTTGACGTTCTCGTACTTGAATTCCTCAAGAAGGGACTTCTTGATGGAATCGGCGTACTTGGTCTTCAGACGCGGAACGATCTTTACCGGAGTCTCGAGAGTCTCAGTCATTAGATGTCCTTCCCGGAAGCCTTGGACACGCGGATACGGACGGTCTTTGCGACGCCATCCTTCTCAACGGTCTCAATACGGAAACCAACGCGGGTCGGCTTCTTGGTGGACGGGTCAACGAGAGCAACGTTCGAAACGTGGATCGGGGCCTCAACGACCTCGATGCCGCCGGTGGTGGTGCCGCGCTGCGACTGACCGACCTTGTTGTGCTTCGTTACGCGGTTAACGCCTTCAACCAACACGCGGTTGGTGTCGGTGAATACGCGCAAGACCTTGCCCTGCTTGCCGCGGTCTCCGCCGCGTTCCTGCTTGGCACCGGTGATGACCTGAACGAGGTCACCCTTCTTGATCTTAGCCATGGACTAAAGCACCTCCGGGGCCAGCGAAACGATCTTCATGAACTTCTTGTCGCGAAGTTCACGACCAACCGGGCCGAAGATACGGGTACCGCGGGGGTCACCGTCGTTCTTCAGGATCACAGCTGCGTTTTCGTCAAACTTGATGTAGGAACCATCCGCACGGCGGCGTTCCTTCTTGGTACGGACGATGACCGCCTTAACGACGTCGCCCTTCTTTACGTTGCCGCCAGGGATAGCGTCCTTGACGGTAGCGACGATGACGTCGCCGATGCCTGCGTAGCGACGGCCGGATCCACCGAGAACGCGGATGGTAAGGATTTCCTTAGCACCCGTGTTGTCGGCGACCTTCAGTCGCGACTCCTGCTGAATCAATTTTTACTCCTTGCGTCGCGCCGGTTCTCAGACCGAAATGGTGCATACGGAATGAGCCTTGCGGAACGGTTGATCGGGGTGTCTCTTGACTTGCCTGGATTTTGCCAGAGCAAGCCTAAACGCCCGTGCCAAAAGCATCAGCTTCCCTTGCAGAAAACTCTGCGCGGGGCAGTATGCCAGGGCACGATTGTTTACGAGGTAATGGACAACGCACTATTGGCGCCATACAAACTCAATATCCTAGCACGTTCCGGCCCAAGAGCCGAAACGGGGAAAGGCCCGCGTTCCATGCGGAACGCGGGCCTTTCCAGTCAATCCAGGCCGGGCACGCCCGGCAGGGATTTACTTGGCCTTTTCGAGGATCTCGACCAGACGCCACCGCTTGGTAGCGGACAGCGGGCGGGTCTCGGCGATGAGAACGAGGTCGCCGATGCCGGCGGTGTTCTCTTCGTCGTGAGCCTTGATCTTCGAGGTGCGGCGAATAACCTTGCCGTACAGAGCGTGCTTCACGCGGTCTTCAACCTGAACAACGATGGTCTTTTCCATCTTGTCAGAGACAACGTAGCCGCGACGCGTCTTACGGTAACCGCGCTGTTCAGCGCTGGCTGCTGCTTCCGTCACAGTTTCCTTCTCGCTCACTTGGAGTCCTCTCCAGCTTCAGCCTTGGCTTCTGCCTTCTTGGACTTCTTTTCTTCCTTGGCTTCCACAACCGGTGCGGCAACCTCGGCACGAATGCCCAGTTCGCGCTCACGGAGAACGGTGTAGATGCGTGCGATGTCCTTCTTTACCGCGCGCAGACGACCGTGGTTCTCCAGCTGTCCGGTGGCGGACTGGAAACGCAGGTTGAACAGCTCTTCCTTGGACTTGCGGAGTTCTTCAACGAGACGCTCGTTGTCGAAACCGTCCAGCTGTGCGGGTGCGAGATCCTTCGACCCTACTGCCATTTCTATTCACCACCTTCGCGACGCACAATGCGTGCCTTCAACGGGAGCTTGTGGATTGCCAGGCGCAGTGCCTCGCGAGCTACCTCTTCATTGACACCGGAGAGTTCGAAGAGAACCCGGCCCGGCTTGACGTTTGCGACCCACCATTCCGGAGAACCCTTACCGGAACCCATTCGGGTTTCGGCAGGCTTCTTCGTCAGCGGACGGTCCGGGTAGATGTTGATCCAGACCTTGCCGCCACGCTTGATGTGGCGGGTCATCGCGATACGGGCAGACTCGATCTGACGGTTCGTCACGTATGCCGGGCTGAGGGCCTGGATACCGAACTCACCGAAAGTGACCTTGGTGCCGCCGGTTGCAGCGCCCGAACGACCCGGGTGGTGCTGCTTGCGGTGCTTGACTCGACGTGGGATAAGCATTTAAGCCTGTCCTCCTTCTGCAGCAGCGGGTGCTGCCTCAGCTGCCGGAGCTTCAGCTGCAGCGGGTGCTGCGTCAGCTGCCGGACGGTCGGTACGACGACGACGGTCACCGCGGTCAGCGCCACCCGGGCGGCCCGGGCGGTCGCTGGCACCACGGCCGCGGGACGGAGCAGCAGCTGCCTGCTGTGCCAGTTCCTTGGCGGTGACGTCACCCTTGTAGATCCAGACCTTCACACCGATGCGGCCGAAGGTGGTCTTGGCTTCGTAGAAGCCGTAGTCGATGTTCGCGCGGAGGGTGTGCAGGGGCACACGGCCTTCGCGGTAGAACTCCGAGCGGGACATTTCCGCGCCGCCCAGTCGACCCGAGCAAGCAATACGGATGCCCTTGGCACCTGCGCGCTGTGCGGACTGCATGGCCTTCTTCATCGCACGGCGGAATGCCACGCGGGAAGTCAGCTGTTCTGCAACGCCCTGGGCAACAAGCTGTGCTTCCATCTCGGGGTTCTTGACCTCGAGGATGTTCAGCTGAACCTGCTTGCCGGTGAGCTTTTCGAGCTCGCCGCGGATGCGGTCTGCTTCGGCGCCGCGGCGGCCGATGACGATGCCCGGGCGGGCCGTGTGGATGTCCACGCGGACACGGTCACGGGTGCGCTCGATTTCGACCTTGGCGATGCCGGCGCGCTCCATGCCCGTGGACATAAGCTGGCGGATCTTGATGTCTTCGCGAACGAAGTCCTTGTAGCGCTGTCCCGGCTTGTTGCTGTCGGCGAACCAGTGCGAAACGTGGTCCGTCGTGATGCCGAGTCGGAACCCGTGCGGGTTTACTTTCTGTCCCACTTAGCGAGCCTCCTCTTTCTCCGGGGTAGCGACTACCACGGTGATGTGGCTGGTGCGCTTCTTGATCTGAAATGCACGACCCTGGGCACGCGGCTGGAACCGCTTCATGGTCGGGCCTTCATCAACAAACGCTTCGCTGATGATGAGGTCACCTTCGTCAAACGCAACACCGTCGCGGTCCGCGAGGACCCGGGCGTTGGCGATTGCCGACTGAACTACCTTGAATACCGGCTCCGAAGCTGCCTGGGGGGCAAACTTCAGAATTGCCAGAGCCTCATTCGCTTGCTTACCACGAACAAGGTTGACGACGCGCCGGGCCTTCATAGGCGTTACGCGGATGTGACGCGCAATTGCCTTGGCTTCCATTGCTTTCCTTCTCTCGTCTATGACGTAAGTGCAGGCGCCTAGCGGCGCTTGCCCTTACGGTCGTCCTTGACATGGCCGCGGAATGTCCGCGTGGGAGCGAATTCGCCGAGCTTGTGCCCGACCATCGACTCAGTGACAAACACGGGGATGTGCTTGCGTCCGTCGTGAACGGCGATCGTGTGTCCGAGCATGTCGGGGATGATCATCGAA contains:
- the rplO gene encoding 50S ribosomal protein L15, whose amino-acid sequence is MAENKTAAEAAEKQNALKVHHLRPAPGAKTAKTRVGRGEGSKGKTAGRGTKGTKARYQVKAGFAGGQLPLHMRLPKLRGFKNPFRVEFQVVNLDKLNELFPEGGVVTVETLVEKGAVRKNQPVKVLGTGDITVKVDVTAHAFSTSAAEKIAAAGGSTTAL
- the rpmD gene encoding 50S ribosomal protein L30, with the protein product MAKNLIPSDAKLEITQIKGVIGAKQNQRETLRSLGLKRIGHTVVRTADAVTVGMLNTVPHLVIVEEAK
- the rpsE gene encoding 30S ribosomal protein S5, yielding MTEAVAAEATETAAATDDRRGARRGERGERGQGRGDRGGRGGRDGGREAEKSQFVERVVTINRVAKVVKGGRRFSFTALVVVGDGNGMVGVGYGKAKEVPAAIAKGVEEAKKSFFRVPRVGNTIPHRVQGEAAAGVVMLRPASAGTGVIAGGPVRAVLECVGIHDILSKSLGSSNAINIVHATVDALKRLEEPAAVAARRGLPLDEVAPPALVRALLNQKAGA
- the rplR gene encoding 50S ribosomal protein L18, whose translation is MAIAINKKRTNKSKSAARSRRQLRIRKRITGTAARPRLVVNRSARHMFVQVVDDSKGVTVAYASTLEADLRAFDGDKTAKAKRVGELVAARAKAAGVEAVVFDRGGNKYHGRIAAVADGAREGGLAL
- the rplF gene encoding 50S ribosomal protein L6, yielding MSRIGRLPITVPAGVEVKVDGSVINVKGTKGELSHTVASPIEVTLDENTLTVTRPNDERASRSLHGLTRTLIANMIEGVTKGYEKKLEIVGTGYRVQAKGADLEFALGFSHPVNISAPEGITFTVEGPTKLSVAGISKQQVGEVAANIRKLRKPDPYKGKGVRYAGEVIRRKVGKAGK
- the rpsH gene encoding 30S ribosomal protein S8, coding for MTMTDPVADMLTRLRNANSAYHDTVSMPYSKLKARVADILKAEGYIAAWKEEEAEVGKKLTIDLKFGPNRERSIAGVRRISKPGLRVYAKSTNLPHVLGGLGIAILSTSSGLLTDKQAGKKGVGGEVLAYVW
- the rplE gene encoding 50S ribosomal protein L5, whose product is MTETLETPVKIVPRLKTKYADSIKKSLLEEFKYENVNQVPRLVKVVVNMGVGDAAKDSKLIDGAVRDLTLITGQKPQVTKARKSIAQFKLREGMPIGAHATLRGDRMWEFVDRLVTLALPRIRDFRGLNGRQFDGNGNYTFGLTEQVMFHEIDQDSIDRVRGMDITVVTTAKTDDEGRALLKALGFPFKAED
- the rplX gene encoding 50S ribosomal protein L24 codes for the protein MAKIKKGDLVQVITGAKQERGGDRGKQGKVLRVFTDTNRVLVEGVNRVTKHNKVGQSQRGTTTGGIEVVEAPIHVSNVALVDPSTKKPTRVGFRIETVEKDGVAKTVRIRVSKASGKDI
- the rplN gene encoding 50S ribosomal protein L14, with product MIQQESRLKVADNTGAKEILTIRVLGGSGRRYAGIGDVIVATVKDAIPGGNVKKGDVVKAVIVRTKKERRRADGSYIKFDENAAVILKNDGDPRGTRIFGPVGRELRDKKFMKIVSLAPEVL
- the rpsQ gene encoding 30S ribosomal protein S17, producing the protein MSEKETVTEAAASAEQRGYRKTRRGYVVSDKMEKTIVVQVEDRVKHALYGKVIRRTSKIKAHDEENTAGIGDLVLIAETRPLSATKRWRLVEILEKAK
- the rpmC gene encoding 50S ribosomal protein L29; this encodes MAVGSKDLAPAQLDGFDNERLVEELRKSKEELFNLRFQSATGQLENHGRLRAVKKDIARIYTVLRERELGIRAEVAAPVVEAKEEKKSKKAEAKAEAGEDSK
- the rplP gene encoding 50S ribosomal protein L16, which gives rise to MLIPRRVKHRKQHHPGRSGAATGGTKVTFGEFGIQALSPAYVTNRQIESARIAMTRHIKRGGKVWINIYPDRPLTKKPAETRMGSGKGSPEWWVANVKPGRVLFELSGVNEEVAREALRLAIHKLPLKARIVRREGGE
- the rpsC gene encoding 30S ribosomal protein S3; protein product: MGQKVNPHGFRLGITTDHVSHWFADSNKPGQRYKDFVREDIKIRQLMSTGMERAGIAKVEIERTRDRVRVDIHTARPGIVIGRRGAEADRIRGELEKLTGKQVQLNILEVKNPEMEAQLVAQGVAEQLTSRVAFRRAMKKAMQSAQRAGAKGIRIACSGRLGGAEMSRSEFYREGRVPLHTLRANIDYGFYEAKTTFGRIGVKVWIYKGDVTAKELAQQAAAAPSRGRGASDRPGRPGGADRGDRRRRTDRPAADAAPAAAEAPAAEAAPAAAEGGQA
- the rplV gene encoding 50S ribosomal protein L22 codes for the protein MEAKAIARHIRVTPMKARRVVNLVRGKQANEALAILKFAPQAASEPVFKVVQSAIANARVLADRDGVAFDEGDLIISEAFVDEGPTMKRFQPRAQGRAFQIKKRTSHITVVVATPEKEEAR
- the rpsS gene encoding 30S ribosomal protein S19, producing the protein MPRSLKKGPFVDQHLFVKVARENDKGTKNVIKTWSRRSMIIPDMLGHTIAVHDGRKHIPVFVTESMVGHKLGEFAPTRTFRGHVKDDRKGKRR